The Arachis ipaensis cultivar K30076 chromosome B07, Araip1.1, whole genome shotgun sequence genomic interval CATCTCCAGCAGCTGGCTTCCTTTTTTTGACTTGCCTGTGACTAGGTCTTCTGTATGGGGGAGGCATTACATCAGGATGTGGTGTAATCTCCCATAGGTCAGGGCCATTCAATGGGTGAATTACTGCCTCGTAGCACCTCAAGTATGCTTCTCTCTTGTAGCAGTCAGCCACATAAGGTTCCAACGAAAGCCCTTTGAATTTGATGCACCCAATTGCATGGACACAAGGTATTCCACTCAACTGCCACCTTCTACAAGAGCACTCACAGGATCCTAAGTCAACAGTAAACTTATCTAACCCATTCATAACCTCATATGTCTGAGCAGCAGACCAATATGGACGCCAGTCACCAGCAGATCTAGACCTCTTCTCCAATTTGATTCTAATCctaggtaagattgtccctgcATACTTCTGAGCCAACTCCCTATTCTCTGCCCACCTAGTCATCAGTTTAACCCGGATCTCCTCTAACATTGTTAGTATAGGTTTCTCTCTAGCATCAACTATGGCAGCATTAAAGCTTTCAGACATATTGTTAACCAGTGTATCTACCTTAGAGTTATAGGTAAACCTAGATCTAGACCAATACATAGGGGGGATAGCAATTAGGTACCTATAGGCTTCCTGATTCACAGCCTTTAGTTCGGCCATGTTCTTCTCCCAGTCCCTCCAGTGAGTAGCCTTAGCACACCTCCACATTATTTGCTTCAAATGTAACCCTGGAAACCGTTTTCTGAAATTGCTGTATAGGTGCCTCACACAGAATCGATTCTCCACACCTGGTATAACAGCTTCGTATGCTGGCAACAAACCCTGCAAGCAGAAAATGGAGGACCAAATAGTCATTGATACTTGAGATAAAGTAATTCATAGTTTCAATGTACATAAGTTAAATTTGGTTTAGGATTGCTTACTTTCTGCTGGTCAGACATAAAAGTAGTTCTTCccatcttctcaacaccaatgtcagTTGCAAGATGACTAAGGAACCAAGTCCATGAGTCCTTGGTCTCAGCCTCTACAACTGCATAGGCAACGGGCAACATTTGATCGTTTGGATCCCAACCAATGGCAGTGAGCAGTTGTCCCCCCTGTGGTGTCTTCAAAAAACAGCCGTCTAGACCGATAAAGCTCCTACAATGGTTGAAGCTCTGCTTGCATGCTTCCAAGCAGATATATATCCTCTGAAAGATACAGCAGCTGGTTTGTGATGAGGCAACCTCGTTTTCAACTTCAGGGTACCTTTGCACTTGTAAGCGAACAGATGTCCCAGGATTTGCCCGCATCAGCTCATGTGCATAATCATATATCCTCTTATACTGTTCTCGAAAGGTTCCCTGGATTTCATCAAGTGCAATCTGCTTTGTCCTCGTTGCCATTGACTTGGTGACAGTCAAGTTCCACTTTTTTTGAGCCTTTGAAACTAACTCCCTAATCTTCACCCTCGGATTTGATTCCACTTTCTTCTTGAATGCCTTCCCTAGCCATCTAGAGTGCAAAATCCCCACCCTGTGTGTTTGTGTACACGTGTGAGTCAAGTTCATGCTACGAAGCTGCCAACTATCCTCTTCTTTCATCTTCGCAGCATACAGCCAAAACGGACACTTGCCAGTGCAAACTGCCCTTACCCTCTGCAGATCACACTTTCTAAATGTGATTGCCCGAGCCCTCTGCACAGCATATGCAGTCACAGTGTCCTTGAACTCTTCCCTTGTAGCATACACTGTGCCCACTTCCCACTTGTACTGGCTCATGTCTTTTTGATGCTTGTGAACTGGATAACTCTGTCCCTGGTGGTCTGAATCTGACCCTAAACCTCCAACCTCATGGTCATCCTCTACTTCATCACTCCCTGCTCCATCTTCATCCTCAAAGTTTTCAGTTGCAACCCTTTTATTTTTCACTGCCCGACTTTTTTCATTCAGCACATTAACATCTTCAAATCCACTGACAGCAGGATCAAGCTCATCTTCACTGCTGGTAAAGTGTAAATCATCTTCAGTCTCTTTCTCTTCCTCAGATGGTTCGTACTCTGAATCAAAGCTATCACTATCACTATAGTTACCCATATTAGCATCCAGATTAACATCATCACCACCCTCTGTATTCTCGGCCCCAGAGATATCAGCAGCTGCATCAGATTTTTTTGAACCAGCATCTTCTCCTCCATACACAACCAGCTGTTGTCCCACATCATCCATCCTATGACCCCCCCAACATCAATGTATCCACAAGCAGGAAACCCCTGCTCTTCCTCAACCTTGTGCACTACATACAACTCAACATAATCCCTTACCTCAGCTATTTTGCACATAGCAATAGAATCTGCATCAGACTTAAACAGCTTCAAATTTTTCTCCAAGTCTTCATGTGTTGGATCCTTGAACCATAACGAAGGGATATTCTCCTCCACATATCCAAACTGCTTTAACTCCGCATAAGCTTCAAATACGGACCACGTACTCTGAATCAAAGCTATCACTATCACTATAGTTACCCATATTAGCATCCAGATTAGCATCATCACCACCCTCTGTATTCTCGGCCCCAGAGATATCAGCAGCTACATCAGATTTTTTTGAACCAACATCTTCTCCTCCATACACAACCAGCTGTTGTCCCACATCATCCATCCTATGACCCCCCCCAACATCAATGTATCCACAAGCAGGAAACACCTGCTCTTCCTCAACCTTGTGCACTACATACAACTCAACATAATCCCTTACCTCAGCTATTTTGCACATAGCAATAGAATCTGCATCAGACTTAAACAGCTTCAAATTTTTCTCCAAGTCTTCATGTGTTGGATCCTTGAACCATAACGAAGGGATATTCTCCTCCACATATCCAAACTGCTTTAACTCCGCATAAGCTTCAAATACGGACCACCGATCACCATCAATTTCTTCTATCATTGTGGTTTCTCCCCCCACATACTCTAACGGCCCATTCCGATAGGTAAAAACCCCCCCCCATGGTAGACTTTCAGTTTAAAGTACGCCATTGGCTTCTCCAACAACCTATACACAGTGCCATATCacagaaatagaagaaaaaattaaaacctaAACCACACAATGATCTTTATTACTACTCTCAGAAACCGATAAACAGCTACACATACCTGACAGAATGTGCATGACCCTGCCTTTCAGTAGACCAGACTCGGCTGCGATCTTCACTCCAAGAGCACCTTCTAGCGTTTCTGATTCTTCCCTAGGGCACGGTGGAACAACATTGGTGAGGTGAGATGTTATGATTAATGTTGGGTTTAAGTTGAGGGTTAGGAAGCATATGAAGCGGTGAGGTGTTTCGCGCGAAACACAAAAACTTCAGAAGGGTATCATCgtcatttataaaaaatttacttcttaaaggacgattttaaatttaaatgcgactttaaggacgattttaaatcaaaatatacatcGGGGACGgattcgattctgaccctcaacgtgagggaccaaaatcgtacttatccctAAAGTAATAACCTGCTCTCTTTTtatcatagttgtcagaaccaaaccggtgatcgaaccggtcaggctactgggtcactgggttactggttcaaccggtgggtcactggttgaaccggttaatccggtcctatgtaaataaaaaacaaaatatagtaaaaaaattagaattaaaaatttaaaatacatatttttactaatattttaaaaatatatagctATTCTAAACAATATGGAACAGAAAcaataaatattttgttaattttactctatcataaatatttttattttatttttatattaaaataagtattattttcgaattttaataatttattaattagtttatatctattatactattatatactacaagtatttattgaaaaataatattaatagatattatataattatgaaaaaaaaaataagtgagtttataattactgttaaataaaaatataattaatttaaaaatgagtgagcttataattaaaattaaaataaattaaataaaaataaattatttaccgaaagatattaatatatattttaatttgtatttattttagTAATGGACAAGGTAGCCTGGTGGACAAAGTTACCTTTTATTTATTAGAGGGATGGGGTTCGAACCCCAACTGCTTAATTTTGAGGAAATTTTAAATTGTTCCGGTTCGATCGGACCGGTTGCAAGGAAATTTTAAATTGTTCCGGTTCAATTGGACTGGTTGCTACTGAATTTGACCGGTTTCTACCGGTTCTTAATCTTGTGCGGTCCAATTATCAGACCGGATCGGTATAGAGTCCGGTTCACCGATTTTCTGGTCGAactggccggtccggtccggttctaCTAACAGtgctttttataataaaaattattattattttttttttatctctttgtACTTTGTGTCTTGTGGTTTTTGTCTTTTATttcagttatttttttttatcgttGCGTTGAATTTTCtctactttatttttatttttatttgatttctaaAGTGTAACAATAAAAGAGTTTTCAAGAGTGATAAAAGGCAACAATATTGAGTTCAATTAAGGATAAAAGCCAATTATAAATATAAACACGAGTGACCTAATCTGAGTGTCATCATCATACATCGTGAGAAATTAGTGTGTACTATCATTATGCCACAACAAGTTTCTTAAAAAGTTTTGTCAAACAAATTTCAAGATCAATAAAGGAATACTACAAGGAGTTGCTGTATTTAATGTGCAAAGCTAACGTTAACAATGGTCCTAAAGTTCTTATGAAACATTTTTTATTggattaaaaaagaaaattacagatACGATTGAACTTTCTCACTATACAACAATGGAGGATTTAGTCCATTTGGCAATTGAAGTGGAGGCGCAACAATAATTTATAGTAACTTAGCGCTCTTCAGACTTCAATTCTACACAAGATTTTAAAAGAGCAAAGTTTGAGGATATGACAAAATTTACTGTTACAGATTTCAAGAAGAATATTATAAGTTGACATTAACAAACTTC includes:
- the LOC110265140 gene encoding uncharacterized protein LOC110265140: MDDVGQQLVVYGGEDAGSKKSDAAADISGAENTEGGDDVNLDANMGNYSDSDSFDSEYEPSEEEKETEDDLHFTSSEDELDPAVSGFEDVNVLNEKSRAVKNKRVATENFEDEDGAGSDEVEDDHEVGGLGSDSDHQGQSYPVHKHQKDMSQYKWEVGTVYATREEFKDTVTAYAVQRARAITFRKCDLQRVRAVCTGKCPFWLYAAKMKEEDSWQLRSMNLTHTCTQTHRVGILHSRWLGKAFKKKVESNPRVKIRELVSKAQKKWNLTVTKSMATRTKQIALDEIQGTFREQYKRIYDYAHELMRANPGTSVRLQVQRYPEVENEVASSQTSCCIFQRIYICLEACKQSFNHCRSFIGLDGCFLKTPQGGQLLTAIGWDPNDQMLPVAYAVVEAETKDSWTWFLSHLATDIGVEKMGRTTFMSDQQKGLLPAYEAVIPGVENRFCVRHLYSNFRKRFPGLHLKQIMWRCAKATHWRDWEKNMAELKAVNQEAYRYLIAIPPMYWSRSRFTYNSKVDTLVNNMSESFNAAIVDAREKPILTMLEEIRVKLMTRWAENRELAQKYAGTILPRIRIKLEKRSRSAGDWRPYWSAAQTYEVMNGLDKFTVDLGSCECSCRRWQLSGIPCVHAIGCIKFKGLSLEPYVADCYKREAYLRCYEAVIHPLNGPDLWEITPHPDVMPPPYRRPSHRQVKKRKPAAGDEEESSRTHMSRKGEKQRCSICGVVGHNKSRCPKPIENEAQNSKKQSKGNQSRGSNNSIPPAAKGGKKSASTQPTPKLTVKRKIASATQPTSSAQSNTVAPPKRPRGRPKGTLKPTPSAHPDPPTSSSQPTSTVLPASHRHSPKICDLGSPWSPRFATPASHRENKVAAYLVTKMGFETRLSFVQPWLSPSSRSSG